The DNA window CGAGCTGGCAGTGGAAGGTGTGACGGCTGTGTTTGGACCTTCCTCGATATTGACGTCAGGTATTGTTGGTTCCATCTGCAAAACGCTTGAGATTCCGCACATCATTACGCACTGGGATCCGGAACCGCTGGGCGGTATTGATCCGGAGCTGCAGGCGATGACAATCAATCTTTACCCGGAAGCGGACGTACTATCCCGCGCACTGGCGGATCTTATTGTTGATTATAGCTGGAAAAGCTTTACAATAATCTACGACTCGGACGAAGGGTTGATGCGGCTGAAGGACATACTGCAGATACATGGACCAAGTGATGCACCGATTACCGTCCGTCAGATCGATGATGATCCCGACTATAGACCGCTGCTGAAAGATATCCAATCTTCTGGCGAGTCGCACATCATACTCGAGATAAGGCCCGATCGCATACTGGAACTTTTGCGGCAGGCAAAGGAGGTGAAGATGTTGGAAGAATATCAGAGCTACATCATCACGTCGCTCGATGCGCACACGATCGATTTTGAGGAGCTCCGCTACTCACGCTCCAACATTACCGCACTACGTCTAATGGACACAAAGAGCTTCGATATTAAGAATGCCGTACACGACTGGGAACAGGGAGAAGCACGCATGAAGCGACAGTTCCGTGTATCTCCGGAGCATGTACGCACCGAGTCCGCACTGTACAACGATGCGGTCAAGATCTATGCTACCGCGATCCGTGAACTGGACGCAACGGAAGAGATCACACCATCACGACTTTCCTGTGGCAGCAAAAACCTTCGGCAATGGCAATTTGGGTTACGGATCATTAACTACATGAAAGTGGTAGGTAGTCGCAATCAGTTCGACCGGTGCCACAATCCTCAAGATTACGCTATTCTTGTTTGCTAGAAAACTGAGCACGGCATTACGGGTCCAATCATATTCGATGATTTCGGCCGAAGAGCTCACTTCCATCTGGACATTATAGAGCTGAGCAAGGATGAGGGCTTCAAGAAGATTGCTACCTGGGATCCAACGCACGGTGTTAACTATACCCGCAGTCAGGGTGAGGTCTACTCTCAGATTGTGGAGTccctgcaaaacaaaacttttatcGTGGCGTCCCGCATCGGTGCTCCGTTTCTTATGTTTAAGTATGTCAAACATAGTTCCCACCCCGTGAAACCTCAACATCTCTAATTAATGTTGTCCTATTtgggaaaaaaaccccctcaAACTCACAGGGAGAAAAAGGATGGTGAATTTCTTGAGGGTAACAACCGCTTCGAGGGTTACTCGCTGGAGCTGATTGATGGCATTTCAAAAATTCTTGGCTTCCAGTATAGAATGGAATTGGTGCCGGATGGAAAGTATGGTTCATACAATAAGATCACCAAAAAGTGGGACGGACTTGTGAAGCATCTGCTGGATCGTGTAAGTATAATTTAATGGAGGAGATAGAGGCAACTCACACTCTTGGTGAATGTTGACGTTTAGCCATTAAGTAGACGAGATTCTAATCTCTGTCCAATATCTTTTGATAAACATCTTCCTTGGGTGAAGAAAGCCGATCTTGCTGTTTGTGACTTGACTATCACGTATGAACGTAGAACGGCTGTCGACTTTACGATGCCCTTCATGACTTTAGGTGAGTGAATTGGACAGTTGAATCAATCGTAATAAACGGACTAGAACTGTTCTTCTGCGGTATATAACATAGGTATCAGTATATTGTACGCCAAACCTGTGCAGCAACCGAAGGATCTGTTCTCTTTCCTATCGCCACTATCACTGGACGTTTGGATCTACATGGCGACAGCTTATCTCGGTGTGTCGGTACTGCTCTTCGTACTCTCGCGTATGGCACCAGCCGACTGGGAGAATCCACATCCCTGCAAGCAAGACAACGACGAGGTGGAAAACATCTGGGACATGTTCAACGCACTCTGGTTGACGATGGGTTCGATCATGGGGCAGGGTTGTGACATACTGCCGAAAGCCATCTCGACGCGTCTGGTTGCCGGTATGTGGTGGTTCTTCGCACTCATTATGTTGTCGTCCTACACGGCCAATCTGGCCGCTTTCCTGACGATGGAGCGCATGGATGCGACGATCGAATCGGCGGAAGATCTGGCCAAACAGAGCAAGATCAAGTACGGCGTGGTGATGGGCGGTAGTACGATGGCCTTTTTCCAGACGTCTAACTTCTCCACCTACCAGCGGATGTGGGCATCGATGGAGTCGGCCCGCCCATCTGTCTTTACCAAAAGCAACGACGAAGGTCGCGACCGTGTCATCAAGGGTAAGCGGATGTACGCGTTCTTGATGGAGTCGACCTCGCTCGAGTACATCACCGAGCGGTACTGTGATCTTACACAGATTGGTGGTCTGCTTGACTCGAAGGGTTACGGTATTGCAATGCCCGTCAGTAAGTACCAATGCTTCCCGGTTACGTTGACCAGCTGTAAACCATATGTTTCCCATATATTTTAGACTCACCTTACCGTACCGCGATCAGTGGCGCGGTACTGAAGATGCAGGAAGAAGGTAAGCTCTATCAGCTGAAAACACGCTGGTGGAAGGAAATGCGTGGCGGTGGCCAATGTACCGAGGTACCCAACTCGTCCCAGGAGAACGAGCTCGGCATCGGCAACGTGGGCGGTGTGTTTGTCGTCCTAGCGCTCGGTTGTCTGTGTGCGTTCATCATCGGCATCCTGGAGTTTCTCTGGAACGTGCGGAAGGTGGCGGTAGAGGAGAAGGTAACGCCGTGGGATGCGCTCAAGGCGGAGCTGAAGTTTGCACTCAACATCTCCGTCACGTCCAAACCGGTGCACAACACGCTCAGCGAATCAACTGCGAGCGGGAAGAGCTCGCTACGTTCCAAGTCGGAATCCAGGCGCGGTTCGGAGCTGGCAGGCCGTGGCAACAATGTACGCACTGCGGCCAGCCTTAACAACATCGACAAGATTGGTTTCGTCTTTGATAAGAACTAGTGTGCCGGATTAGTAGATGTCCCTTTCGCATGCCAGGCTCATACAGGTTACATTACCAATAAAGCGTTCCCTAGCTGCTAGTTAAAGGATGGGTTCAGCTAAGCTACCGTGATTTGCCATCATGACTAATAGACAACTCGATCGACAATTACCCGTACCTATTCGTTGATATTCGCTACTGAATACAAGTGCATGCATGTTTTATTCGAGGGTATAATAGCACAAGCTACGCGGGCTATCCATCCAGATAAGAGCTTTGTTAGCTGACATTTTTGATCATTTTGTCAAttaaattgcatacctttaggggTTAGTTTCTGGTGATTCAAATGCGCCTACcagtatgcaattcgcatgaCAAAATTATCTTTTGTTAATTAGAAGATGGCTAACGTGTCACATCCTGTTGGACATTTGTTGCTTTACATATTTATCTTTATGCTTTATGCTGGAAAAACCCCGCGCTTATTGGTTGAGGTACTTCTCCAACTCGTCGCGCATTTCGAGCGGGCTAGTAGTGGGTGGGTACCGTCCAACCGGTTGCCCATTCCTGTCGACGATGAACTTGGTAAAGTTCCACTTGATCGCATCAATCAGCGTACCACCCTGGCGCTGTTTCAGATACTGCCACAGCGGATGAGCGTCGTCACCGTTCACGTCCACCTTTGCAAACATGTCAAACTTTACGTCGCGCCCCTCGGCAAACTGTTTGATTTCCGCGTTAGTGCCCGGCTCCTGTCCACCGAACTGGTTGCAAGGGAACGCTAAAATGCGCAATCCTGGGTGGGAAAAGGGGGGAATGAAGAAACAGAAATAAGAACTCAACTTCTAGTCACAGCAGCACATGGGGTCGGAATGGGAGAAATTTCCAATAGGGGTTGCACATGCGGTACCTCATGTAATTAACACCGGCGAAATGGGAAGTTTCGGCTGCAAAAGCTGAAAGTTAAATAGTAGCAATAGTTGGGCTTGTATAGTTTCCAACACGGTTACCACACGTCAATGGCAAAACCGCACGCTCTTTGTTTGGCAGATAGCGTGACTTTTAGCGTTGGCGCTAGTTTGTCATGGTACTTTTGTGCGATTTGCCTAGCAACTGTTAGTCTAGTCTTTGCAGATCCAACGACATCGGTGTCGAGTATCAGACATTAGTACGGGCAGAATTTTCCATCCCATCACCCACCATCGAAGGGGCCATTAAACTGACTCTCCAGCTGTTTAATGATTTGTatccttctctctctcaaaCATTCTATCTTTTCTGACCACAACACTACCCAATATCAAAACAAGCCGCTGTGGGCAGTGTACGGAATTGCTAAATCGTGCGAAATCTTGCTCCCTATAGTGGGCCTGCAGCTGAGTACGgttgaaacttaaaaaaaactacctaCACCACCCGAAGGGGcaataaataagtttttttttttggccttttttctGGCTCATGTGAGCATGAACATGATGCACACGAACATTAAATGCCGTTCGTTGGGTTTGATTTCAAGGACGAGGGTTAATGCTGACTGGGCAGCAACGATAGCGAAATCGTACGATTTAACTTtgactttttttcatttttgtttttttagtgaGGCTACTCACATTTGAACTGCTTGTTACAATTTAAATCGCAAAACTAGTTGCGAAACCGTAGTCGAGTGGAAGGTATTTCATTGACCGTTGGGAATTGagacattataaaaaaagatgaagTGGAAGCTTTTAATGTAACTGAGCTGAGCTGTAAATTCAAAAGCtataaaataaaccttttTAAGAGAAAGGGCAGTCTTTATTCTGTCCGGAAAGTTTCAGGTAAAAATTGAAGGAAGCTTTatacttaataaaaaaaatgcctttGTTTACAGTAAAAAGCACTTAAAACTGCCTTAAACTTTACATGCTTTACAtgagctgttgctgctgaaaaTCAGCAAACAATAATTCCAACCCGGTGGTACATGTTTTGCATCAGATTTATCACCATTTGCCGgttaaaagttttttcccctttccgGTTGAAAATGCATATAACTTCCTCTGGatgtagctgtttttttttctttcttctttataACCCAATCTTTCCCATCTCACCCGAAACCCGGCGTTCAACCATGCGTTTATTcttgtggggggggggggggggggggggggaggagaaaaaaactttgcCAAACTGCTCACTATCGCGTATCATGCTTTAGTGCCGAAATCGCCAAAACCGCAAAAGCCgtaacattcacacacacaccccgaaAAAAGGAATCCAACTCCGACCCGGTGTGCAATTTCGTGCCAAACCCCGCTCTGTTGCTCCTTTTGAGCggggaaaaggaaatgttcTCCTGTTGTGTGGGTTAAAACATTACACCTACACGTGTGATATTCTTCATGCCAAAAATCTCACTCCCCCCGGGCGGGGAGGGCGCCCAGACAGACCTGCTGCCTTGGGTGGCATGAAAAATGGTCCGATTGTTCCGGACGGTTGATTCTTAACGCCAATCCAACCGCATCATGTGCAATGGAAAGTTTgctggtttttgtgtttcaacGTTCGGTTTGTGCAGATAGGTGGTAGCTTAAGCTAGTGTAAGCCGCTTGAAAAGATTTCAGTAAGAAGGCATGTTTTATAAACCAATATGAAatacaaattgcatacttttaggcgagTTTGTAGATAATAATGGGGAAATGTGTAAAAATCAACACATTACGCCTAAATACGGATGAAATGCATTACGGAACGACAACTGTCGGCCATTTTGTAATATAATTTGCCACACTTACCCTTGGATTCAGCATACTCCTTGTACAGTTGATTAAACTCCTTATAGTGGCCTTCGGTGTAGCCACAGTTAGAAGCAACATTGACGATAATCAGTACATGGCCACGATATTGGCCAAGCTGAACCGGTTTCCCATCGATGTCGTTCGCGGTGAAATCATACACGGATGAGGCGACCTTACCATCAGCACCGGTAACTGGAGGTTGGGCTGCTGAGCAAGCAGCAACACTGCAACAACATACACAAAGTTCTGCTTTTATCGACTTTAATCTCATCAAGCATTTTTGATTTAGCATAATTTTCCTAACAAAAAACCTCTCACACAAATGCAACCTTACTGCTGAACCAAATCTGTATCGAAACTTAGATTTCTTTCCAAGAAAaatttcgatttttccaacaacagGTGGCTAATGAATGTTCTTGCTCCCACACGGGCAAATCAAGTAATTTTCGATTGCAAGTTGTGGGAAAGTTtcccttttgcctttttgcgcAAATAGAACACAATCCGGCCGTCCTTACTACCTAAATCAATCTTAATTCGAAAATGGGAGTACTTTTTGTTGTAATCGTTCACCTTGTGGTGCTGTTaagattcttcttttttttgcaactaattttttgtttgttgcctaC is part of the Anopheles funestus chromosome X, idAnoFuneDA-416_04, whole genome shotgun sequence genome and encodes:
- the LOC125765229 gene encoding glutamate receptor ionotropic, kainate 2-like, which gives rise to MLDKTRGICNCYLPAILLLVHALSGSVDGKREIPVGAIFHQVPDLNYESEIAFRYAIERVNMHEKHFELVPIVRYVSPEDSFKTERKVCELAVEGVTAVFGPSSILTSGIVGSICKTLEIPHIITHWDPEPLGGIDPELQAMTINLYPEADVLSRALADLIVDYSWKSFTIIYDSDEGLMRLKDILQIHGPSDAPITVRQIDDDPDYRPLLKDIQSSGESHIILEIRPDRILELLRQAKEVKMLEEYQSYIITSLDAHTIDFEELRYSRSNITALRLMDTKSFDIKNAVHDWEQGEARMKRQFRVSPEHVRTESALYNDAVKIYATAIRELDATEEITPSRLSCGSKNLRQWQFGLRIINYMKVKTEHGITGPIIFDDFGRRAHFHLDIIELSKDEGFKKIATWDPTHGVNYTRSQGEVYSQIVESLQNKTFIVASRIGAPFLMFKEKKDGEFLEGNNRFEGYSLELIDGISKILGFQYRMELVPDGKYGSYNKITKKWDGLVKHLLDRKADLAVCDLTITYERRTAVDFTMPFMTLGISILYAKPVQQPKDLFSFLSPLSLDVWIYMATAYLGVSVLLFVLSRMAPADWENPHPCKQDNDEVENIWDMFNALWLTMGSIMGQGCDILPKAISTRLVAGMWWFFALIMLSSYTANLAAFLTMERMDATIESAEDLAKQSKIKYGVVMGGSTMAFFQTSNFSTYQRMWASMESARPSVFTKSNDEGRDRVIKGKRMYAFLMESTSLEYITERYCDLTQIGGLLDSKGYGIAMPVNSPYRTAISGAVLKMQEEGKLYQLKTRWWKEMRGGGQCTEVPNSSQENELGIGNVGGVFVVLALGCLCAFIIGILEFLWNVRKVAVEEKVTPWDALKAELKFALNISVTSKPVHNTLSESTASGKSSLRSKSESRRGSELAGRGNNVRTAASLNNIDKIGFVFDKN
- the LOC125765397 gene encoding uncharacterized protein LOC125765397 — encoded protein: MFLLGRRLLTGPRGAAMGATVGLLGTAMVAINLLSSPSGVAACSAAQPPVTGADGKVASSVYDFTANDIDGKPVQLGQYRGHVLIIVNVASNCGYTEGHYKEFNQLYKEYAESKGLRILAFPCNQFGGQEPGTNAEIKQFAEGRDVKFDMFAKVDVNGDDAHPLWQYLKQRQGGTLIDAIKWNFTKFIVDRNGQPVGRYPPTTSPLEMRDELEKYLNQ